CATAACGACCCTACGCTTACCTCAGAAGTCGGCCGCGGGCGACACAAGATTAGTGTCATCTTGTTACCTGCCGAGCGTTGGGCTCAGTGGTCTCGTGCACCATTCAGAGACAGATGGACACTCGCACTTTGAACTGCACCGTGTCTTTTCCTCTGCACAGTCAGCAGAATTGCTACTGGAAACATCAACGAACATCTTTACTGAACTCAGCGTGGAAGAGCGGCTTCACTGCAGCCTCTCGTCCCGCGTCACTTTCACTGACTGTAGCCTCACCTTCTCCAATGAGGCGGTGTCTCGTGTGGACGTAACGGTTACCGCCCTTGTTGAGTCTCCAGTCGGAAGCGGTGGACACACAGTCGATGAGTGGATTTTGTGTGGCAAAATAACACTTTCAGGAAACGCTGTGGTAAAAGAAAGTGGACTAAGAATTCAAGTGGCTCCTTTGCGCCGAGAGCGATTTACACCTGCGCGAACGACTCTTGAGCACGTTGCGCGCTTGGGATCGAACGGAAGTATCACGGGCCACATGAGGCGCTGTATTTTTTACCACGCTGGCGGTGCCGCCAGAGCTGAAGGTGGCGGTGAGGAGGTCGTGAATTGTAGCAGTGCCACAACCCACTTCCGCAGCGGTCGCCGCGGTGTTTCCAAGAGCTGCGTGGCGTTGCGGGTGTGGTGGAGACAAGAAGAGACCATCAATGGATATTTGTGCAATAAATTTGGTCTCTCCACCACCGAATTAAGCTCCGTTTTCTTTGTACTATTCACATCATTATGCGGTCTCCAACTTAccgcttattttttttgttcaaccTAGAGGCGGTTCTCTCTTAAGAGCATGAGGTCCTCGGTTTTGATCCCGTACAATATCctagtttgtttgttgttattgttcgtttgtttgttttacgtTTGTCTGTTCTGTTTGCTGTCTATTTTGTATAATTTTTACTATATTGTGccactttcatttttgttatcTTTCTCTCCCACGTACCTCCCCTCTCCCTACTCCCATGGAGCGGTGCACCGCATTTTGTGTGAATTTATCACATATGTTCGCTCCCACAGGTACATGTTCATCTGcgtatatttttcttccttttccctcgcCTTTGTACTTCGTGGAGCGAGTTAAGGATGAACAACAAGGCACCGGGCACGCCGCCCCGTCCGGAAGGGTATGAAACGGCGGGAGGTGCtgcaacaaatgaaaatttTTTCCACCCCAAACGTAAGATGACGAAAAGCATTCAGCGAGCGGGGTTCCGCTCTGCGCGGCGCCTAATGGTGTGCTTTTCGGTAGTCATCGGAACAATTGTTATAGCGCCTTCGTACTTGGGACCATTTTATGTAAACTACGTGGCCGGTAAGAACTGGTTAGAGCGGGCGAGCAAGTCCATTTGGACCCGACGTAACGAGAAGGATTACGACCTCTACATGACGCAGCGCAAGAATGGGTGGTGGGAGTATTTAGGACTCAAACACTACAACATTGGGGGTGAAACTAATGTTGGCGAGATCCAGACATACCGAAGCAAATAAAACCATGAAGCCAGCATATGGAGGGAATCAGGGGAAAGCAGGTTTTGCTGTGCGGGTGCAAGTACCTATTTAGTCGTTGGTTCTAGCGTACgtagttgtttctttttatatatatatatatatattatttttgaaTTTAGTTTGTTTCATGTCaagtttcccctcccttttccctttttttttccttttgatcaCATTTCAGCCTTTATATATGGTTTGTTGTCTGGCTCATAGAAGGCGTGTGTGGAGCTCTTGGCGTACCACAAATGGACTACCATTAGGCAGACAACAATCTGCTTTGGCTTTACCGGAAGCCGAACAATTGAAGGGCTTATTGTTGTTTGCGAAGTTTGGGGGACACCACACTCGATTTgcatgtgtttcttttttttttcttttaccttttagCGCTTGACCTTTGGCTTATATAGCCCCCACTTTCCCCGTTATAATGTTGCGGACCTTCATCATCCTCTTTGCCTTTTTATAGCATAGCAAACGCATATGGAAAAAAATGCGCATGGGCTACTAGCCGATGCAGATTCACCGAAGGCCCATCGGCACATACGCAATACATTGAAAGTGAACAAATTGAGTAGTGCGCTTATGTTTATGGCAGTTGTTACGCCCGTAATGGTTTTGGTTTCGTTTTACAGCGCAAAGCTTGAAGCAGTGCGGGAAAAGTGGGTGGATCCGTATGAGTTGCCACCCGGCTTTAATCCCAAAACGGGAAGGTTTATGTCTGACAGTAAACCTCAAGGGGTAACGGAGCCGCCGGCGCCACTTCTGCTGCGGGGCGCTGTGCCAGGGGCAACACGGCAATGAGGCAATTAAATCATAACTAATAAGAGACACCGGCTGAatgtcaaaacaaaaaaattccaATCGGAACATGTACATTTGGGGCTTTTCCGCCTGAAGAATATGTGAGCGTTCGACACCCACgagtttgttttgtctttttgtgtgttttgatTTGCTTGACAGGACGAATGGCACGCGTTTGTCGTCAGCTGGGCATGCAATGGTGTATATTAGTGTCATATCTTGGGTATTTTATCCTAGTTTAGcctcttttatttgtgttggtGTCCGACTAAACTGCATGCCACAAAATTGtcttgaatttttttttcacctttttttttcttttttgttctgtgtTTTCGTAATACTCAAGACCATTGGGAGCTTTTTGTAcctctaaaaaaaaaaaagctcaCCCGACGCCATTTGATTCATATCCCACTCCTAGTGGTGGCATCGGCACAgaactttgtttgttttgttattttctttgtattTAGTGGCTGGCACATATCGTTTGTGTTTGGAAGCCCACGTAGCTGAATGTGATACGGCCCTTCATGAAAATATTACGCGATGTTTACAGGCAAACCTTCCCAAAGAAATTGCGATTCGACAAGTCTTCCCGAATTCTTTACGCCCAGATATATGTGATAGCGAGGCGCCACAAGCATCGGAAATACATACCGAAGGAGGATATCGAAGACGTCCTTAACAATTACACAACGCTACCGGGATCCCCATGGTTACAGCTTCCGATAATCCGACATGTTTTGCTGATACGACAGATAAATGGGATCCGTGGCTTCTTTGGGAAACGCTCTTGGCTTCTCAACCGGGCTGTGGAAGAGGAGTTTAACAAAATTGTGCGGTGGATGAATGCGCAGGAGCAGTTAGTATTGAGGACGGGAGCGGGTAGATGCGCTGCAAATCTTGTGCTCCGAGAAAAGTTTGTAAAGGAGGTACTGGACGTTTTTCACGTAGCCACGGCTTACCAACGTATGGTGCGTGTTGGGGCCCTTTTGATTGTTATACTTTTACTTCTTCTTATCGTTATGGTAAATGTGGATCGTTTCGTGTACGTATACCTGGTACACTGGTCGGGCATGTGTCGCACGGAGGTGATGGAGTGGTTCCGTGAGATAACTGAGCAGCACGCCGTAGCGGAGGTGCCTCCGGCGTATCGAAGTTTGTTGCCACCTCCCTGTGTGATGCGTGTCGCTGAGGATGGCCGGGTAAAGTATGAATTAAAAATAGCTGAACTTGTTTCTAAGGATGAGAATATCATTGTTCTTGCGGTCCCCTGCCCACAGGTTGGGACAAAGTCGTTTTTTGCTGCACTGGGAAAGACGGTGGGGCTATGCGATGCTGTTCTCATGGAGGGGGTATCATTTGAGTATATTGATCGTATTGCCCCTGCATCCCTGTTTCCCCTGCGTGATGACACATTCCCCGCCCTTGGTGTGCATCATCGCTTTCTCGACATTCTTCGTGACTCGCGTGAGCCACCGTTTTTGTACCCTGCGGGCACAGAATTGAGCTGGTCGGCTTACTTGCAGCACCTTCTAATTCCATTTGAAGTCAAGTGTATTTATTGGCCCACATTCTCCTCTGCGTCAAAAGGGGAGGCGCGGGTGGGTTGGGGTCGATTGAGGGAGCTCATTGAAAAAGTAACTGTGGAACAAGAACGAGCACAATTAGGAGAGGATAAGAAAGAGCTGAAGCCGTATGTTATTTGCTTACCGTGGACAGTGAACCAGATAGTTAATCTGGAGGCTAGCTTAGTTAAATTGGGGTTTCGCGTGAGAAGGGTGTTTCCATTGGAGTGGATCGACCGCGACCACATGGGCGAGCATTTCTGTAATTATTACAGCCTTGTTGGGGAATGAATCACATCtaaacttctttttgttaataAGGGAAGGAAGCACACCCTTCAAACGAGCAGAGGTCCCCGTGCATGTGTACGAGGTGCCGGTGCCGTTGTGTGCttaggtgtgtgtgtgtgtgtttgaggaCATTTTTGAAGTTCTAAAGTGCGTCACTCACATCTCCCTCACtccatttttgtgtttgaatatgttttttcaAACGGCTATGttgtattttgtttgttgattGTAGTGCATGGTCTTACCATAACCCTTTTGCCTTTAATGTTAGCCTTGTAGTGCAAAAGAATCATCGTCGGATGAGATTTGGAAAATAGAACAACAACTTCAACGTTTCTGTGGCGCTATAGTGTAGGGTCTCATGCTcagctttctttcccccaaACGTGCTGGCGCCATCCGAGTTTGGCGCAATGGTGCGTTTTGTGTGGGACCCAACTATATTTTCGCAGCttcatgttttctttccattatCGCTGTGTCTACTGCTTCTATCGCGCTTAACAATATGCTGATGTTACGAATTTTGTGTGGTACCTCAGCCTTTCTGTCTCTAGGATTCATGTGGCTCTGCTCCACATCAGATCCGGGAATTTGCCCATGGCGTACTCGTGAGGAAATGGAGCGCGATACAAAGAATGGGGTgtcaaaaggaaaggatgcGGAACTCGTTACGTTTATTAATAAAAATGGTGAGGAAGAAAGCGCCTTGCTGCGTTGCAAATGGTGCTATACCTGTAATCAGTTTCGGCCTCTACGTGCAGTTCACTGTAGTTACTGCGGCGTTTGCATCTTACGACGCGATCATCATTGTCCTTGGGTTGGTACATGCGTAGGGGAGCGCAACTACCGCTTCTATTGGTTCTTTTTGTGGTCTGTGACCTGCCTTTCCTTAACAGTTTTAGTCAGTGGGGTTTGGGGGATCGCAATTCGGGTTGCGCGACTCTGTGGCACCGTGTTCTGCACCGAGAAGAGCATGTTTGTTTCAGCATTTGGGGAAACGCACTACATTGAACCAACAATTTCATTAGTTGCTCTCATTTCGTGCGCTTTTGTAGCACCATTGGCGGTGTACCATGCGATGCTGGTAACAAAGAACATGACCACTGGCGAGGAACTGAACTGTGATGGCGTTTCGGTGCACTACTTCAGCCGTGGTGGGTGTGTGGCTAACGTAAAAGCCTCACTTTGTTCTCCTATCCCACCGTCGATTTTCCAGGAAGGTGTTAGCAGTTTAACGCCACTCGCTACGGCCGTCGTGATGGTTGAAGAGGCGGAGGTGTGATCCATTTTTTCCTTAGGCTGCCCACTAGATGTCAGACGTGTATCTACACACGTCATATGCCCTGCCGAAACCACTGATTTGGGCCTGCGCTTGTTTATCCGTTGAGGGCTTTGCTTCAAGAAACCCAACAGTCGACGACTTCCGTTCCTCGTAACCATGGTTATGGACGGACCTGTCGATTTTTATTTAGTTTTGCTGGTCTTGCAcacccctctcttttccattttccggTTTTGCCCCCCCCTCAACAAcctatttttacttttacctTTGAtgtcacacaaacacacacacgcctcATCTGCCTATTGAATTGGCTCTTtacatcttttttctttcattcctttcacTTGTTGTCTTTGGATTAATATTCTTGTGTATGTTACACTTTGGAGAGGTGTTTGTGATTtcaatacaacaaaaaatatatatacatatcaataaataaaggagaaCAAAGGAAGTAGAAGTGTATCACATATTTTACAGTGTGTAAGGGAACTCGGCCAAAGAGTGTTGTGGCTTTAATAACGTGGCGCACACATCTGAAAAATGCAACCGGCCACTGCACCGTACCTTCTGCGCTCGTTGTACAAGGATGATCACATCATCAGCACGCATCTGAATCGGCAAATCACAAATATAGTCACTGCTCTCTTCGGCGCACACACCACCAATTGCTACGATGCGCAACTCTGTTACTTAGCAAAGGGGATTTATGTGGCGTTTGCGCTGCTGCGTGGGCAGACGTTGGGACAAGAATTCTGTGACCTCTTACCAGTGACGGGTAGTAACCCACCTCGGCTGGTCGGCATGCGGAGAAAGCTGCTTCTCGCAACATTTCTCGCTTTGGAACCAGCGGTAGTTTTTCAATTTGCAGTGCGTTTATTCCCCCGGCTCCCACCACACGATGTCGTATCGAATGTGAGCAAATGTACtttgatgatgttgatgctgCTTGAAACATACGGTACTCTTGCCCACCGTTTCCTCAGAGTGCGTTATCTCAGCCTTGTGCCTTCGGGTGCCCTTCAAAATGGTGAAGGTGCCCCCCGTACATATCTTAAACTAGGATTTGTGTTAATGCTCGAGCTGTTGATTCGGCTCTGGCGGGCTGTGGCAGAATGGCGGGGGAATCGTGGCGCGGGTGAACAAAATGAGCAGGGCGGAGCTGCAGGTCGCGGAGAGGATGATTCAGACACGGCGGATGAGCATGCGTCAGTGTCTGGTAAATGCATGCTTTGTCTTGGGAACCGTAAGCAGCCCACGGCAACTCTCTGCGGCCATATTTTCTGCTGGCGCTGCCTTTCAGAGTGGATTAAGTCGAACACACAGGGAGCCATTTGTCCTTTTTGCAGACGGCGAATAACAGTAAACTCGTTAGTCCCGCTCTATTTCTATGTGGCGAAGGAGCCCCCGGTTGCGGATGGCGACAGCGGTGCGTCGTAGACTGacggcagaggaggaagaagtggCAGGTGCAGTTGGTACGCAAGGTTCCACCTCCGCGTCTTTTCcctgcatatatatatatatatatatatatatgtatgtgtgtgtgtgtgtgtgtgtgtgtatccCTCACTTCCATCCCTTTGTTTGTCGGTTACAGTAATTGACCGTACATTTCTCACACGGCGTACACGTTctttgtatgtgtatgtacgGGATTGTCACTTGTTCCTTTCCAAACTGAATACAGTACCGATTGTCATAAGCTCCCTTGctctttactttcctttgtGCCTTATCAATTCACCCGCGTGATAACAATTACAATAATATtaagtaagaaaaagaaaagcgtgtgtaaaaactttttttttcgttgccaGTTTCGTAGCATTCGAATTTGTTCAAAGCTCAAATGGCTGGTGCAAAGGAAGTGCAGTCCGTGCACCCTTTCACACGGTGGGTTGCGGGGCTCTCATCACCCATGTCTTTAACAGATCAGCGTGCTGCGGCAACGAGGATCAGCCACCTTATGCTCACTACCGTTTTTGTCGCGACAGTGTGCGGTTACTTCGTTGGAAACGTTCACACGGCATTTTTTGCTGTAGCGGCGGCGTGCGGAGTGTCGCTTATTGTCTGGGGCCCAAATTGGTACCAAAACGAAGATCCGGATCAGCGGTGGTGCGATGAAAACGAAGTGAAGAAATATTACGAAACGCTGGAACAATTGCGTGACGAGGCGAAGCAGAAAATAATTGACGAGTTCGAGtcaaaaggagagaaaaagcgAAATTGAAGGAGGGACCTTGGCGTTATGCGAACCCACGACTTATGCATGGAAACGAGCTGTAAGTGAGGTTGTAAAGATGATGCTTTCATTTTATCTAATGAGTGAACTTGCCCGTGCGCTAAGCTTCCctattgtcattattattattattattagatTCCGCCCCTTCATCCCCACGCCTTTCTttggaggaagggggaagggtgCCACGCAACTAAaggctcctctttcttctctgttccttccttttctttgctttacgCTACCCTTCggtcccttatttttttcaacttctcATCGTGGTCCAAGCAGCGATATAGTTGGAGCGGACCAGCTGAGattcaaaaaggaaaaaagagagagggaagTGAGTTCATGAAACGATGCAACAGTGAGTCTGAAACTGAGTTCGATTCTTTAAAGAGTGAGAACCCGCTCCTTCATTCACCGTCTCTGAAGAGCTGGAACATAATGAAAAACACTCCCGTTGTGcctcctttttcctctgCCATGACTATGGCAATGAAGGAACATTGCGGTGCCTCAACCGCAACCTCTGCAGCCAATGAACGGCAATATAAGGAACTAAACGTAGATTTCAACGATAAGTATTTCGGGGAAGTGACTCGTTCAGGTTCCATTGAGGTGCCTCATGGAAACGGGAGGCTGTTttcgggggaggggaaacatTTTTATGAAGGTGGTTTCGTTAACCGCTGCCGTGACGGGTACGGTGTGCTGAATACGGAGCGATATGCATTATGGTGTAAGTGGAAAATGAACCGTCCCGACCTCACGAGTCAGTCCCGTGTTGATTACCGTGATGGCACAAGGTACAACGGTTTTTTGTCCGCTCATCAAAATAACAGTGCGGCCGCAAATATTCCCTCCTCCTTGCGGTGCCGTTTGTCGAAGTTTTCCATTTGGGTTCACAGCCTGACTTTAGTGCGTGAACGTTGGGGAGAAATTGTCCATAGCGGGGGTGACCGTTACTTTGGTCAATGGGACAACGACATGCCGTCGGGTTTCGGTTGTTATGTGACAAAATATGGCGACCGCTATATTGGATTGTTTCAACGAGGTAGGTTCCATgacactggcacgctttttGTGCACGCATGCAGGTGGGGAAATAGGGCTAGTAAAATTCCCGATGGTGTGGGCTTTTTGTATCAGCAGGAACAGGTGGAAAATCAACACGTCGAGGCTGCGGAGGCGGCTAAACAGAGAATAGAGGATCGTTTTAAAAATACTTTCACCGAATCCTGCGGTTGTAGCGGCGCGGACTATGAAATAAGTGGTCACAAGCGCCAGGGACCACCACGGGGTTGGGATGGCGTTATATTTGACGGTGTGTGGGAAATGGGCCGTTTCCTGGGCGAGGGACATGTGACGCTTCCATGTGGATCTCGCATAACAGCTGAGTGGAAGAATCTATTCTCCCCCACGCAAGGGCGTGTGTTCATGGCATCCTCCAACGACAATAAAGCGAGTGGTCGGCAAGATATGGATACGCGCGGTTGGTTCCAATGCTTTCATTGGGAATCGCTGCTCTCAGGACTCACTGACGAGTCAAAGGAGCAGAAATATGCCGCGTGTGCTTCTTTCCGTGAGCGACTGGGTCTCGCAACcacggaagaggaggagcaggTGGTTCTTGCCGACTTCTGCAGCAATGAGGATGCAATAAGAAACGCCCTAAAAGTTTTTCAACGttgcttttactttcttcatgGGTCGTGTGGGAGCAGCAGTGAAATAGGATCTGGCTGGGGGTCGAACCCACTCGGTTGGTGTTATGTACGTAACTCATACGGCGGCTGTATCCACAACATAAAGGGGCGACGGATAACGGCATGTGATGTGGACCTTGCGCTTACCGACATTATTTCATTTGTCCGCTCAACAGAGCGGTGGGTAGTGGAAATGTTAGGCGACTCTTCATTGTCGAGTCCAAGTTCGCATTTATTCGTCATGCGGAAGCTACTTGACTTAACGCTTCGCAGCGTCTACAATGTGCTGTTCAACCTTTATGTTCATGCGTATGATGTGGAGGACATTGCGCTTACTCAGGCGTTGGAAAGAGTGCGTGAACATACCACACTTGACGACCTCGGAGTGAGTTTCGCGCGGCAGCAAAGTTCGGAAGAGCTCTTCGACCCGTACGCCGACGCTGTCAACCGGATTGAGCGTCTAGCCCGTGGTGTGTGGACGTATGGAAGCAAACTCAAGATTCTTGCACAGTGGTCTATGGAAATTGACCTTTCCACACGTCTGGCACGTGTAACTCTTGATGATGGGCCTCTGGCACTGTTGCCCAAAAGGAATGCGCAACCAGCGTCTGGCTCCGCTGACGATCTTATTCCCATTCACCAATTTGTGTTGATGAAAGCAAAAGTGGACCACTTATACGTGCACACGAAGTTGCTGGTGGACCTTAGTAGTGAGGACGTGTTCATGGAGTTTACGTCGCAGGAGAACTTCTTTGTTATCACGTTTCAGGCATGTACCATGATATTATCGAAGTTTCACCCCCTGCTTCGTGATGAGTCACATGTGTTAGCACCACCTTCTCTGTTTGAGGAACGGCTGCGTTCTGGCGTGCATTCTATTAGACGACTAGCCGAAACATTTATTGCTCAGCTGTTGAAGTCGCATGGTGTATTTGAGGGGGAGGAATCGCGGGAATTCTCTGCTGAGGAATTTGGGGCTGTGGCTCTTGGCTACATCAAGGCGTGGTTAGCTGAAGCCGTTGACATGGCAGCGACGCACGGGGGCACCGCAGTTGCCAGTGGAAGTGATCAAATCCTTCCCGTAGCTGAATTATTGCAAATGGAGGAGACTCGTCAGTTGGCCCTTCTGAGCGAGCCGAACTTTCCGCGAGTGTTGGCACTTTTCTGTTGGCTTGCAGTTGCAAACGTCCTCTCGGTGCTTCACATTCACCTTGGTGTAATGGCGGCAAATGGTGATGACTTGCTAAATGTCGATACCGACCCGGCTAAGCTTCTAGACGACTATGTTGCATGGCGCAACGTATGTGGTGGAGATGTTTCATCCCTCGTATTGCTCTTGGGCAAAGGTGCACCACGGCCTCTTTTCCTACGGCGAGCTGCGGCATTTATTGCATCTATTTTATAAGTTGAAGACGCGTATGTGTGTGATGCCGGCAACATTTGAATCCTGGGCAAGAGGGTGGGTGTGGGAGGGGGGGATGGGCTTTTCAGCATGGTGCTTAACGTGTCGAcaaaaaatttgaaaaaaaaagaggcaaatgTGCGTTGCTGGGCTGCTACGCTGGTTGCAGTTGCCTTCTCTATTTTTCGCCTACGGTTGCTTACTTTTCGGATAACAATCACATTCCAAAACATGTGGTTCACAATCGCCACACAAATCtctctttatgttttttgcttttactttttctctcagtgttttttttttcagggtAGTGGCGTGAATAcgcttgaaaaaaaaaaggaggagggtgtGCGGTTTTACGGTTCAATCGCTCAAtcccttgttgttttttgcattcattcatttattattattatttttttttttttttgcagtcaCTGCCTGAAAAGGGGTATATGCTGCTTTCTTTGTTAACTGAGTGGAATtggtttgtttcctccttcatttgcttccttttctttccatctttCCATCTACATTTCTCATTCCAAGTGCTCTGCCGGCAAACACCCGGTGCtgagcaagaaaaaaataataaagtaaaaaaaggaaacataaaACAAGGGTGCAGAGCAAccgtgtgtgtctgtgtgtgtgagcCGTCGGTTACAACAACCGTTAATACTTTGCTGCCTTcgtatttgtttgtgcagcgaagcaaataataaaaataataataagcgTAGAGGACGAACAGTGTGTAGtgcataatatatatatatatatattaaacgTGTTGGGAAGAATAAACTTGGCGGAAGTATCAGCAGCACTgtataaataaaatagagGCAGTGATGCTCAATAGACTATTTGGCCGGGGCAAGAGCAAGAAGGATAAAGATAAGGATAAGGATaaatcaaaggaaaaggaaaagagggatggCGAAAGCTCCAATACAAAGAGTGGAAACAGTCACAAGAGTGGCAGCGAGCGTAAGGATGAAAATACCACCGAAAAGGTGACAAAGGAGGACTTTGAAACAATTGACACATTAGGAAAGGGATCCTTCGCATATGTAGTTCTTGTGCGCCGTGTGGGGACAAACAACTTATATGCTATGAAGGTGGTAAATAAACAGGGGCTTCTCGATCACAATCGATGCCGCGATGTCTTTATCGAACGTAATGTGCTCTCCCGTATTAATCATCCCTTCCTCTTAAAGCTCTACTGGACTTTTCAGTCCGAGCACAAACTCTTCTTTGTGATGGAGTACATGGCGGGAGGTGACCTTGACAAATATATGAATTCAGTTCCTAACAAGCAGCTTGACTTACCCACATCCAAGTTGTATGGGGCTGAGATCCTAATGGCAATTCTCACATTGCACGAACAGAGCGTCATTTATCGTGATTTGAAACCGGAGAACATATTGTTAACTGGAGATGGACACTGCGTTTTGGCGGATTTTGGTCTATCAAAAGACTTTTATGATGCCAAAATGGGTGAGAATGCATCGGTAACGGACATGCGGGCGAACTCATTTGTTGGTTCACCATTTTATGTCGCACCTGATGTTCTGAAGCAACGTGAGTACACGAACGCCGTGGACTTTTGGTCCTTTGGAATTCTGTTATACCGCATGTTATGTGGCCGCACGCCATTTAGTGGGAAGAATATGAAAGAAGTGTTCGACAACATTCTCTATTCGGATCTCCGCTTCCCAAGCACTGTTTCAATTCCGTCTGAGGCGAAAGATTTGATAAGTCGGCTGCTGGTGAAAGATGCAGCCCATCGCATTAAGGGACCAGAAGTAAAAGCTCACCCATTCTGGACAGGCATTAACTTCGATGAAGTGATGcaaaagaaggtgaaaccACCGAGGTGGGTACCCGCTCCATCAGTAGATAAGTTAATAGCGGAACGCTCAGCTGCACAAAGTGGAAACAACTCATCAAAGAATCCCGCACAGGTTGTTAACACACCAGCACATTCGAGTCAATTAAATGCtcggcagcagcaactctTTAACGGGTTTTCATGTACTACTGATAATCATCTGGGTGGTGGTAGTTAGGGTGTCAAATATGCCCTCCTTTTCAGCATTGTTGGTAATGAAAGGGtgcagtaaagaaaaaaaaacgaaataaaatcaaacaaaaactaaaaaaataaaaaaggcaAACGTAA
Above is a window of Trypanosoma brucei brucei TREU927 chromosome 3, complete sequence DNA encoding:
- a CDS encoding peroxisome assembly protein, putative, which gives rise to MQPATAPYLLRSLYKDDHIISTHLNRQITNIVTALFGAHTTNCYDAQLCYLAKGIYVAFALLRGQTLGQEFCDLLPVTGSNPPRLVGMRRKLLLATFLALEPAVVFQFAVRLFPRLPPHDVVSNVSKCTLMMLMLLETYGTLAHRFLRVRYLSLVPSGALQNGEGAPRTYLKLGFVLMLELLIRLWRAVAEWRGNRGAGEQNEQGGAAGRGEDDSDTADEHASVSGKCMLCLGNRKQPTATLCGHIFCWRCLSEWIKSNTQGAICPFCRRRITVNSLVPLYFYVAKEPPVADGDSGAS
- a CDS encoding serine/threonine-protein kinase, putative, which codes for MLNRLFGRGKSKKDKDKDKDKSKEKEKRDGESSNTKSGNSHKSGSERKDENTTEKVTKEDFETIDTLGKGSFAYVVLVRRVGTNNLYAMKVVNKQGLLDHNRCRDVFIERNVLSRINHPFLLKLYWTFQSEHKLFFVMEYMAGGDLDKYMNSVPNKQLDLPTSKLYGAEILMAILTLHEQSVIYRDLKPENILLTGDGHCVLADFGLSKDFYDAKMGENASVTDMRANSFVGSPFYVAPDVLKQREYTNAVDFWSFGILLYRMLCGRTPFSGKNMKEVFDNILYSDLRFPSTVSIPSEAKDLISRLLVKDAAHRIKGPEVKAHPFWTGINFDEVMQKKVKPPRWVPAPSVDKLIAERSAAQSGNNSSKNPAQVVNTPAHSSQLNARQQQLFNGFSCTTDNHLGGGS